From Polaribacter butkevichii, a single genomic window includes:
- a CDS encoding GNAT family N-acetyltransferase: MKTQIKIIEVDNILTIIPLLTKLNSKTPLEILKERVVEIAKLPNYECIGLYIDDNLVGISGLWYSTRHYIGKTVEPDHVIIDDTVRGQGLGKQFFNWIDNHVQKKGCEAIELNAYVNNPQSHKFYYNEGYNIYGFHFLKVLRDDKKFY; encoded by the coding sequence ATGAAAACACAAATAAAAATCATTGAAGTAGATAACATTCTAACGATAATTCCACTTTTAACAAAATTAAACTCCAAAACACCGCTAGAAATACTCAAAGAAAGAGTCGTAGAAATAGCAAAATTACCTAATTATGAATGTATAGGTTTATATATTGATGATAATCTAGTAGGAATTTCTGGCCTTTGGTATTCAACAAGACACTATATAGGTAAAACTGTAGAGCCCGATCATGTAATTATTGATGATACAGTAAGAGGTCAAGGACTTGGAAAACAATTCTTTAATTGGATAGACAATCATGTTCAAAAGAAAGGTTGTGAGGCTATAGAATTAAATGCCTATGTAAACAATCCACAATCTCACAAATTCTATTATAATGAAGGGTACAATATCTATGGCTTTCACTTTTTAAAGGTATTACGTGATGATAAAAAATTTTATTAA
- a CDS encoding site-specific integrase, with product MQIKRNLIFSLEKRKKAGQLITENVPIRLRVNYEGTRLDIQTGYRIDIAKWNQDKEQVKNGAYNKLEQSSSAINSRILELKVAIQDFFQECESQDNIPNKDEIRAIAKSLKEKGKVEIEKKSETSLFDVFDLFVKENSRLNNWSDATLTKFKAVKKHITSFNPDSKFEDFDESGLTDYLIHLRKEKKMRNSTIKKQLGFIKWFLRWSFEKKHHNNDAYQSFRPKIKDANKTVIFLTEEEKSKLLKYEIPSTKKHLERVRDILFFTCYTGLRYSDAYNLKRSDIKKDHIEVTTVKTSDSLIIELNRHSRAILEKYKDIPYENNKALPVISNQKMNDYIKDLAELAEIDTPVRITYYVGNKRKDETIPKYDLLGTHVGRRTFICSALSIGIPVQVVMKWTGHSDYKAMKPYIDVADKTKKNAMEKFNEL from the coding sequence ATTCAAATAAAACGAAATTTAATTTTCTCACTCGAAAAGAGAAAAAAAGCAGGTCAATTAATTACTGAAAATGTACCAATACGTTTAAGGGTAAATTACGAAGGCACTCGTCTAGATATCCAAACAGGGTATCGTATAGATATTGCAAAATGGAATCAAGACAAAGAACAGGTTAAAAATGGCGCATACAATAAATTAGAACAAAGTTCCTCTGCTATTAATTCTCGTATTTTAGAATTGAAAGTTGCTATTCAAGATTTTTTCCAAGAATGTGAAAGTCAAGATAATATCCCCAATAAAGACGAGATTAGGGCAATAGCCAAAAGCCTTAAAGAAAAAGGAAAAGTTGAAATTGAAAAAAAATCAGAAACTTCCCTTTTTGATGTATTTGATTTATTTGTAAAAGAAAATAGTCGTTTAAATAATTGGAGCGATGCAACACTTACAAAATTTAAAGCAGTAAAAAAACATATTACAAGCTTTAACCCAGATTCTAAATTTGAAGACTTTGATGAAAGTGGACTTACAGATTATCTTATCCATCTTAGGAAAGAAAAGAAAATGCGAAATAGCACCATAAAAAAACAGCTTGGTTTTATAAAATGGTTTCTTAGATGGAGTTTCGAAAAAAAACATCATAATAATGATGCTTATCAAAGTTTTAGACCAAAAATTAAAGACGCTAATAAAACAGTAATATTTCTAACAGAAGAAGAGAAATCAAAACTGCTTAAATATGAAATCCCTAGCACTAAAAAACACTTAGAAAGAGTTCGTGATATTCTCTTCTTCACTTGCTATACTGGATTACGATATTCAGACGCATATAATCTAAAAAGAAGTGATATTAAAAAAGATCATATAGAAGTTACTACTGTAAAAACTTCTGATAGCTTAATTATAGAATTAAACAGACACAGTAGAGCTATCCTTGAAAAATATAAAGATATTCCTTATGAAAATAACAAGGCACTACCTGTAATATCTAATCAAAAAATGAATGATTACATCAAAGATTTAGCAGAATTAGCTGAAATTGATACGCCCGTAAGAATAACATATTATGTTGGAAATAAAAGAAAAGATGAAACAATACCAAAATACGATTTATTAGGTACGCATGTTGGTCGTAGAACATTTATATGTAGCGCATTATCTATAGGGATACCTGTTCAAGTTGTTATGAAATGGACAGGACATTCAGATTACAAAGCAATGAAACCCTATATTGATGTTGCAGATAAAACAAAGAAAAATGCAATGGAAAAATTTAATGAGTTATGA
- a CDS encoding tetratricopeptide repeat-containing sensor histidine kinase, producing MILKNKRVRQLIFAITLLLLFLACSRQDVIRPDIQKKLTSIDSLSQKVPQQTLFKLDSLLQNNKDLTSLEQAMFLFKKGEFLYLNFKYNEALNTHLKCYELFVELKDTYNQGRCLITLSGASLHMGDIETSQMYALKALHLAKLIEDKRIEGKAYNQLFNLHFKLKDYNKALSYIKVTDSLFSKGIDTASIISIKNNKASVYLQLKEYNKALKSYSEAMQLSHATGNPKILASVLNNIGYTYIEAGEYQSAEKFLRGAATLNKNIKDVNASPYKGLGNLFLLRAKNDSAAINYKKALNIYVSNNNAKDEIEVRDKLVAIAIMSGDYVKALDNQIIRDSLQLNVSRLEQNRLLNFANVNYEVKQKETEINHQKEINSRNQWLLISTVLLFVLLAIVTAFYIYNTKLRAANKASKLEQSLLRIQMNPHFIFNTLAAIQNITLEGNPIKSSNYIAKFSKLIRQNFDYVRKDAISLDKEIAMISNYIETQQLRFNNVFTYSLEINNSIDTTKIQVPPMLLQPFLENAIEYGLKEKKEGGKLQLKIEKEGQELLFVILDNGLGRSSKAKQEELTEDLHATAIFKERLKMRKKGEEKSFILQDLFDENNKPSGTKVFFKLKL from the coding sequence ATGATTTTAAAAAACAAAAGAGTAAGGCAATTAATTTTTGCTATCACTTTACTACTATTATTTTTAGCATGTTCTAGGCAAGATGTTATTCGCCCTGATATACAAAAAAAACTAACTAGCATAGATAGCTTAAGTCAAAAAGTACCACAACAAACTCTCTTTAAATTAGATAGCTTACTGCAAAATAATAAAGATTTAACGTCTTTAGAGCAAGCTATGTTTTTATTTAAAAAGGGAGAATTTTTATATCTAAATTTTAAATATAATGAAGCGCTGAATACGCATTTAAAATGTTATGAATTATTTGTTGAATTAAAAGATACTTATAATCAGGGACGATGTTTAATTACATTAAGTGGTGCTTCTCTTCATATGGGAGACATAGAAACATCGCAAATGTATGCACTAAAGGCGCTGCATTTGGCTAAATTAATAGAAGATAAGCGTATTGAGGGTAAAGCGTATAATCAGTTATTTAATCTTCATTTTAAATTAAAAGATTACAACAAAGCATTGTCTTATATAAAAGTAACCGATAGTTTGTTTTCTAAGGGAATTGATACCGCTTCTATCATATCAATAAAAAACAACAAAGCCAGCGTTTATTTACAGCTAAAAGAATACAACAAAGCTTTAAAAAGTTATTCTGAAGCAATGCAGTTAAGTCATGCTACAGGAAACCCTAAAATATTAGCAAGTGTTCTAAATAATATAGGATATACCTACATAGAAGCTGGCGAATACCAAAGTGCTGAAAAATTTCTAAGAGGTGCTGCTACTTTAAACAAAAATATAAAAGATGTAAATGCTTCACCTTACAAAGGTTTGGGAAACCTGTTTTTATTGCGAGCTAAAAACGATTCGGCAGCAATTAATTATAAGAAAGCTTTAAATATTTATGTTTCTAATAATAATGCTAAGGATGAAATAGAGGTAAGAGATAAACTTGTTGCAATAGCAATTATGTCTGGAGATTATGTAAAAGCTTTAGATAACCAAATAATTAGAGATAGTTTACAATTAAATGTGAGTAGATTAGAACAAAATAGACTTTTAAATTTTGCAAATGTTAATTATGAAGTTAAACAAAAGGAAACTGAAATAAATCATCAAAAAGAAATTAATAGTAGAAACCAGTGGCTTTTAATAAGTACCGTATTGTTATTTGTTTTGTTAGCAATAGTAACTGCTTTTTATATATACAATACAAAACTAAGAGCAGCTAATAAAGCATCTAAATTAGAGCAAAGTTTACTACGGATACAAATGAATCCTCATTTTATCTTTAACACCTTGGCAGCGATTCAGAATATCACTTTAGAAGGAAATCCTATAAAATCATCTAATTATATTGCAAAATTTTCTAAGCTGATTCGACAAAATTTCGATTATGTTAGAAAAGATGCTATTTCGTTAGATAAAGAGATTGCCATGATTTCTAATTATATAGAAACACAACAATTACGTTTTAATAATGTTTTTACCTATTCATTAGAAATTAACAACTCTATTGATACTACAAAAATACAAGTGCCACCAATGTTATTGCAACCTTTTTTAGAAAATGCCATAGAATATGGATTAAAAGAGAAGAAAGAAGGAGGGAAGCTTCAATTGAAAATAGAAAAGGAAGGACAAGAATTGTTATTTGTAATTTTAGACAACGGTTTAGGCAGATCATCAAAAGCTAAGCAAGAAGAATTAACGGAAGATTTACACGCTACAGCTATTTTTAAAGAACGTTTAAAAATGCGAAAAAAAGGAGAAGAGAAATCCTTTATTCTTCAAGATTTATTTGATGAAAACAACAAGCCTTCTGGAACAAAAGTATTTTTTAAATTAAAACTATAA
- a CDS encoding LytR/AlgR family response regulator transcription factor: protein MIKAVIIEDEFNALNTLDKLIKYTQKDIEVIAKIDNVTDAISFLKKEPIDLVFLDIELIGGNAFQILEALESIAFKIIFTTAYDEFAIKAIKFDTIDYLLKPIDSEELSECIDRFRIGYKKEQVYKNALDKVSEINKKEIEKTLLIKTADAQYFLQTKDIVRCQSDGAYTVFHTVDKKIMSARNLKYYENILSEHTFVRVHQSHLVNIKYIKKVNANNTVHLTNQEIIPVATRKKSYLKQVLDSL from the coding sequence ATGATAAAAGCCGTTATAATAGAAGACGAATTTAATGCTTTAAATACATTAGATAAACTGATAAAATATACTCAGAAAGATATTGAGGTTATTGCAAAAATAGATAATGTTACAGATGCTATTTCGTTTCTAAAAAAGGAACCGATAGATTTAGTTTTTTTAGATATAGAATTAATTGGCGGAAATGCATTTCAGATTTTAGAAGCTTTAGAGAGTATTGCGTTTAAAATAATTTTTACCACTGCGTATGATGAGTTTGCAATAAAAGCAATAAAATTTGATACCATAGATTATTTACTAAAACCGATAGATTCTGAAGAGTTATCAGAATGTATAGATCGCTTTAGAATTGGTTATAAAAAAGAACAAGTTTATAAAAATGCTTTAGACAAGGTTTCTGAAATTAATAAAAAGGAAATTGAGAAAACCTTGTTAATAAAAACTGCGGATGCTCAGTATTTTTTGCAAACAAAAGATATTGTACGTTGCCAATCAGACGGAGCGTATACTGTTTTTCATACAGTTGATAAAAAAATAATGAGTGCTCGTAATTTAAAATACTACGAGAATATTTTAAGTGAACACACCTTTGTACGCGTGCATCAATCTCATTTAGTAAATATAAAATACATAAAAAAGGTGAATGCTAACAATACGGTTCACTTAACAAACCAAGAAATAATACCTGTTGCTACACGTAAAAAATCGTACTTAAAACAGGTTTTAGATAGCTTATAA